In the genome of Bremerella sp. JC817, one region contains:
- the gmhB gene encoding D-glycero-beta-D-manno-heptose 1,7-bisphosphate 7-phosphatase codes for MALDTKIWTGPGRPAVFLDRDGTINEEVKYLGSPHQLRIIPGAAEAIARLNQAGIPVIVVTNQSGIARGYYTEDDVQDVHNYMDKLLADHGASVDAYYYCPHHPAAIVKKYALDCECRKPRIGMLSAAAAQENVSLSQAYVVGDKRSDLRAAVNCGARGILVRTGYGRQTEEELLREAEATGAALVTNIVDDLAAAVDQILNQIAHNHPQSVKPPKFATNYRHHRPEIGQHYPHQ; via the coding sequence ATGGCACTTGATACCAAAATCTGGACTGGCCCCGGTCGCCCGGCTGTTTTTCTGGACCGCGACGGCACGATCAACGAGGAAGTCAAATACCTCGGATCGCCTCACCAGTTGCGCATCATTCCAGGTGCGGCGGAAGCGATTGCTCGGCTGAATCAGGCTGGCATTCCAGTGATTGTGGTGACCAACCAATCGGGGATTGCCCGCGGTTACTACACCGAAGACGACGTGCAAGACGTCCACAACTACATGGACAAGCTGCTGGCAGACCATGGGGCATCGGTCGATGCGTACTATTACTGCCCGCATCACCCGGCTGCGATCGTGAAGAAGTATGCCCTGGACTGCGAGTGCCGCAAGCCTCGCATCGGGATGCTGAGCGCGGCAGCGGCTCAGGAAAATGTCTCGCTGAGCCAGGCCTATGTCGTCGGCGACAAGCGATCTGACTTGCGGGCCGCGGTGAACTGCGGAGCCCGAGGCATTCTGGTCCGAACCGGTTACGGCCGTCAGACCGAAGAAGAATTGCTTCGCGAAGCAGAAGCCACCGGTGCTGCCTTGGTGACCAACATTGTCGACGACCTGGCTGCGGCGGTCGATCAGATCTTAAATCAGATCGCTCACAACCATCCGCAGAGCGTCAAGCCGCCGAAGTTCGCGACTAATTATCGCCATCACCGACCGGAGATAGGTCAACATTACCCACATCAATAG
- the ppk1 gene encoding polyphosphate kinase 1 — protein MTQEITARLIDQNLKNGHPEIDWTDASWREAYSDRDLGWLQFNSRVLHEALDPRNPALERIKFLAIFTSNLDEFFMKRIGLLRTRSQAERLKNKVIGPVPVQQRLQEMRQVILPMLSKRARCFRRDLKPLLAEHNIHLLDWEQLSDSQREKANLYFNRNVYPALTPLALDPGHPFPYMSNLSTSLGFVLRVPDSEENLFARVKVPNILPQWIQLDSEMEEGRSYIRLADLIHNNAEKLFPGMTIIDSSLFRITRNSEVEIEDDDESESIRTIVAEELRQRKFEPVVRLELSENPNPWVRSLLMHQFELSEDDVYEFQGELDYAGMWPLASLDIKELRDEPWNPIVPADLAGEEADIFSVIKSGDFLVHHPYESFDASVEQFIRAAANDPKVIAIKMTVYRVGDDTPFVRSLIRAAETGKQVACLIELKARFDEERNLHWAKELEKIGAHVVYGVLGLKTHTKIALVVRQESDGIRCYAHIGTGNYHVKTARLYTDLGLFTCDPMLTDDVVNLFHALTGRSREPSFQKLLVAPPNMRDQFLVKIRREIENKKAGKPAFIVIKVNQLEDPEMCQAIVAASQAGVKVECIVRGFSCLRAGIPGLTENVTIRSIIGRFLEHSRIFFFANGSEDPLEGEFYIGSADWMQRNLSNRVEAVAPIELRSHKERLWEILDVAMKDRRQAWVMTPDGDYEQLIPTEEDSDIARLGSHRTLMLLSQQRIKERIK, from the coding sequence ATGACGCAGGAAATTACGGCTCGCCTAATCGACCAGAACCTTAAGAACGGTCACCCTGAAATCGACTGGACCGATGCTTCGTGGCGCGAGGCTTACTCGGACCGCGATCTGGGCTGGCTCCAATTCAACAGTCGCGTGCTGCACGAAGCGCTCGATCCCCGCAATCCGGCACTCGAGCGGATCAAGTTCCTGGCCATCTTCACGTCGAACCTCGACGAGTTCTTCATGAAGCGTATTGGTCTGCTACGTACCCGTAGCCAGGCCGAACGCCTGAAGAACAAGGTGATCGGCCCCGTTCCGGTGCAGCAGCGATTGCAAGAGATGCGTCAGGTCATCCTGCCGATGCTATCAAAGCGAGCCCGTTGCTTCCGCCGCGATTTGAAGCCGCTGCTGGCAGAGCACAATATTCACCTGCTCGATTGGGAACAGCTTTCCGACTCGCAGCGTGAAAAAGCCAACCTCTATTTCAATCGGAACGTCTATCCAGCGCTAACGCCGCTGGCGCTCGACCCTGGGCATCCGTTCCCGTACATGTCGAACTTGTCGACGTCGCTCGGCTTCGTCCTGCGAGTTCCCGATTCGGAAGAAAACCTGTTTGCCCGCGTGAAGGTGCCCAACATCTTGCCACAGTGGATCCAGCTCGATTCCGAGATGGAAGAAGGGCGTTCGTACATTCGCCTGGCCGACCTGATCCATAACAATGCCGAGAAGCTCTTCCCCGGCATGACCATCATCGATTCGAGCCTCTTCCGGATTACACGAAACTCGGAAGTCGAAATCGAAGATGACGACGAATCGGAAAGCATCCGCACGATTGTCGCGGAAGAATTGCGTCAACGAAAGTTCGAGCCGGTGGTTCGCCTGGAACTGTCCGAGAATCCTAACCCGTGGGTTCGTTCGCTGCTGATGCATCAGTTCGAGCTCTCGGAAGATGACGTCTACGAATTCCAAGGCGAACTCGACTATGCCGGGATGTGGCCGCTCGCCTCGCTCGACATCAAAGAGCTTCGCGACGAACCGTGGAATCCAATCGTTCCCGCCGACCTGGCAGGGGAAGAAGCCGATATTTTCTCGGTCATCAAATCAGGCGACTTCCTGGTACATCATCCGTATGAAAGCTTCGACGCGAGTGTCGAGCAGTTCATTCGTGCGGCCGCTAACGATCCTAAAGTGATCGCGATCAAAATGACCGTGTATCGCGTTGGTGACGATACGCCGTTCGTGCGCAGCCTGATTCGCGCTGCCGAAACAGGCAAGCAGGTAGCTTGTTTGATCGAGCTGAAGGCCCGCTTCGATGAAGAACGCAACCTGCACTGGGCGAAAGAACTGGAAAAAATCGGCGCTCACGTCGTCTATGGCGTGCTGGGTCTGAAGACGCATACCAAGATCGCTTTGGTCGTGCGGCAAGAGTCGGACGGGATTCGCTGCTATGCCCATATCGGCACCGGCAACTATCACGTGAAGACCGCCCGGCTGTATACCGACTTGGGGCTGTTCACCTGCGATCCGATGCTGACCGACGACGTGGTCAACTTGTTCCACGCCCTGACCGGTCGCTCGCGAGAACCAAGCTTCCAGAAGCTTTTGGTCGCTCCGCCGAACATGCGCGATCAGTTCCTGGTCAAGATTCGTCGCGAGATCGAAAACAAAAAGGCAGGCAAACCGGCATTTATTGTCATCAAGGTCAACCAACTGGAAGACCCTGAAATGTGCCAGGCGATCGTCGCCGCTTCGCAAGCAGGCGTGAAGGTCGAGTGCATCGTCCGCGGCTTCTCGTGCTTGCGCGCCGGAATCCCCGGGCTGACCGAGAACGTCACGATCCGCAGCATCATTGGCCGCTTCCTCGAGCACTCGCGGATTTTCTTCTTCGCCAACGGTTCCGAAGATCCACTTGAAGGCGAGTTCTACATCGGTTCGGCCGACTGGATGCAGCGGAACCTGAGCAATCGCGTCGAAGCGGTCGCCCCGATCGAACTCCGTTCGCACAAGGAGCGTCTCTGGGAAATCCTCGACGTCGCCATGAAAGATCGCCGCCAGGCCTGGGTGATGACGCCGGACGGAGACTACGAGCAACTCATTCCCACCGAAGAAGATAGCGATATCGCCCGCCTGGGATCGCATCGCACGCTGATGTTGCTGTCCCAACAGCGTATCAAAGAACGCATCAAGTAA
- a CDS encoding trypsin-like peptidase domain-containing protein: MHALKSLTLCFGIAFPLQLAIAANTLLAQAPLEERETVYEIQRDQQLKVVPGSDTTLINDIKHRTTPVIPEGELDLTPDEKRNIFVYEKGNRAVVHITTRSVQIDNFYLMERPAEGSGSGSVLDKLGLILTNYHVIEGAREIRATLFNGESYPATLVGQDPVNDIAVVKIDAPSDLLHPVQFGDSSRLRVGQKVYAIGNPFGLERTMTIGIISSLNRVLPSRSGRTMKSIIQIDAALNRGNSGGPLFDSNGRLIGMNTAIASSTGENTGVGFAIPASAIQRVVPQLLENGRVIRPDIGITRVYQTEQGLMVATVAQGGPADRAGIKGFRLVREQIQRGPFIYEQSRLDRSEADTIVGIDNVPVQTADDLLSAIENNKPGETVVLSVIRKGKKVGVQVELAVGD; encoded by the coding sequence ATGCATGCATTGAAGAGCCTGACCCTTTGTTTTGGAATTGCTTTCCCACTGCAACTCGCCATCGCTGCGAACACGTTGCTGGCTCAAGCACCTCTCGAAGAGCGGGAAACGGTCTACGAAATTCAGCGTGACCAGCAGCTGAAAGTGGTCCCCGGTTCCGATACCACGCTGATCAACGATATTAAACATCGTACGACGCCCGTGATTCCTGAAGGGGAACTCGATCTGACGCCAGACGAGAAACGCAACATCTTCGTCTATGAAAAAGGGAACCGCGCCGTTGTTCATATCACGACGCGAAGTGTCCAGATCGACAACTTCTATCTGATGGAACGCCCGGCGGAAGGCTCTGGCAGTGGCAGCGTTCTCGACAAGCTTGGCTTGATCCTGACCAATTACCACGTCATCGAAGGGGCCCGTGAAATCCGGGCGACGCTTTTCAACGGCGAAAGCTACCCCGCCACGCTTGTTGGTCAGGACCCTGTTAACGACATTGCCGTGGTGAAGATCGATGCTCCGTCCGACCTGCTGCACCCGGTGCAGTTCGGCGACTCGTCACGACTACGCGTCGGCCAGAAGGTGTATGCCATCGGCAATCCTTTCGGTTTAGAGCGGACGATGACGATTGGCATCATTTCGAGCCTCAACCGCGTGCTGCCATCGCGGAGTGGACGAACCATGAAGTCAATCATTCAGATCGATGCCGCCTTGAATCGGGGTAACTCCGGCGGGCCGCTCTTCGACAGCAACGGCCGCTTGATCGGCATGAACACCGCCATCGCTTCCAGCACCGGCGAAAACACGGGCGTCGGCTTTGCGATCCCGGCTTCGGCGATTCAGCGCGTCGTGCCGCAGCTGCTCGAAAATGGACGTGTGATTCGGCCGGACATTGGCATCACGCGCGTCTATCAGACTGAACAAGGCTTGATGGTGGCGACCGTGGCTCAAGGTGGTCCTGCCGACCGAGCCGGAATCAAAGGCTTTCGCCTCGTCCGCGAACAGATCCAGCGTGGCCCATTCATTTACGAGCAGAGCCGACTCGATCGTAGCGAAGCCGACACGATCGTCGGTATCGACAATGTTCCCGTGCAGACCGCCGACGATCTGCTTTCGGCGATCGAGAACAACAAGCCGGGCGAGACGGTCGTGCTGAGCGTGATCCGCAAAGGAAAGAAGGTTGGCGTTCAAGTTGAACTGGCGGTTGGCGATTAA
- a CDS encoding arylsulfatase: protein MMIRIAFSLVVLSALLSTVKVCQAEARPNVILVMTDDQGYGDVGLHGNTIVQTPNLDQFAKQGVQLTQFYCSPVCAPTRAALMTGRYFYRTGVIHTSRGGARMASDEKTMAEVFQDADYVTGVFGKWHLGDNYPMRPQDQGFQHSLIHKSGGITQPPDQPNDYFDPMLWKDGQPVQAKGYCTDIFFTEAIQFVEQNQDQPFFTYIATNAPHTPLIVDETAWKGYAAKGQDESTAKVYAMVDNIDQNFGRLLAKLDELKLRDNTIVIFLTDNGPQQSRFNGDLNGRKSMVLEGGIHVPCFVQWPSQLEGGQKVATRLAHIDWLPTLIEATQTKADLPNRLDGVSFWSLLQGKRDAWRERNLFFQVHRGLQPEPYHNAAVLGERYKLVMNVGSFGFEKLDEVPPKRRTGIQLFDLQKDPGETNDLAASMPEKVEQLTEAYNAWFADVKATRNFETPPIVLGSEATESTLMCRYQDAYYEQDRALGWKVSVPHAMLVQLRLNQPAEAGQSLMVQWMGNVQAFEIEDPRQPVAALQLTPGTGILDVWLQSEGSPREFIKNNTTLGDVVVQPVGEGL from the coding sequence ATGATGATTCGTATCGCATTTTCTCTTGTCGTTTTGAGTGCCCTGCTGTCGACCGTCAAGGTTTGCCAGGCCGAGGCTCGTCCGAATGTCATTCTGGTAATGACCGACGACCAAGGTTACGGCGATGTTGGCTTGCATGGCAACACGATTGTGCAAACGCCGAACCTCGATCAGTTCGCGAAGCAGGGCGTTCAGCTCACGCAGTTTTATTGTAGCCCGGTTTGCGCCCCGACACGTGCGGCGCTGATGACTGGTCGCTACTTCTATCGAACCGGCGTGATTCACACCTCCCGAGGTGGTGCTCGGATGGCCAGCGACGAAAAGACGATGGCCGAGGTCTTTCAGGATGCGGACTATGTCACCGGGGTCTTTGGGAAATGGCATCTGGGCGACAACTATCCGATGCGCCCCCAGGATCAAGGTTTCCAGCATAGCCTGATCCATAAGTCAGGCGGAATTACCCAGCCGCCCGATCAGCCGAACGATTACTTCGATCCGATGTTGTGGAAGGACGGACAGCCAGTCCAGGCAAAAGGCTACTGCACCGACATATTCTTCACCGAGGCTATCCAATTTGTCGAGCAGAATCAGGACCAGCCTTTCTTTACTTACATCGCCACCAACGCCCCGCATACGCCGCTGATTGTCGACGAGACCGCCTGGAAAGGGTATGCCGCGAAAGGGCAAGACGAGTCCACCGCCAAGGTGTACGCCATGGTCGATAACATCGATCAGAACTTCGGCCGGTTGCTCGCAAAACTGGATGAACTGAAGCTGCGCGACAATACGATCGTGATCTTCTTGACCGACAACGGGCCGCAGCAGAGCCGTTTTAACGGGGACCTGAACGGCCGGAAGTCGATGGTGCTGGAAGGTGGTATTCACGTTCCTTGCTTCGTGCAGTGGCCGAGTCAGTTGGAAGGTGGCCAGAAAGTGGCTACTCGGCTGGCTCATATCGATTGGCTGCCGACGCTGATCGAGGCGACGCAAACCAAGGCCGATTTGCCGAATCGTTTAGACGGCGTCAGCTTCTGGTCGCTGCTTCAAGGGAAGCGGGATGCGTGGCGCGAGCGGAATCTTTTCTTCCAGGTCCATCGTGGGCTGCAGCCAGAGCCGTATCACAACGCGGCGGTGCTCGGCGAGCGGTACAAGCTGGTGATGAATGTCGGTAGCTTCGGTTTCGAGAAGCTCGACGAAGTTCCTCCGAAGCGGCGGACCGGGATCCAGTTGTTCGATCTGCAGAAAGATCCTGGCGAAACGAATGACCTGGCGGCATCGATGCCGGAGAAGGTCGAGCAGTTGACGGAAGCGTACAATGCCTGGTTTGCGGATGTGAAAGCGACCCGCAACTTCGAGACGCCGCCGATCGTCTTAGGTTCGGAAGCCACCGAATCGACGCTGATGTGCCGCTACCAGGATGCCTACTACGAACAAGACCGCGCCTTGGGCTGGAAGGTTAGTGTTCCGCATGCCATGCTGGTGCAGCTTCGACTCAATCAACCCGCCGAAGCAGGCCAATCGCTGATGGTGCAATGGATGGGGAACGTCCAGGCCTTCGAGATCGAAGACCCACGCCAGCCAGTCGCCGCGCTGCAATTGACGCCAGGAACTGGCATTCTCGATGTCTGGCTGCAGAGCGAAGGAAGCCCACGGGAGTTCATCAAGAACAATACGACGCTGGGCGACGTGGTCGTTCAACCAGTCGGCGAAGGGCTTTAA
- a CDS encoding YcxB family protein, giving the protein MPLEVTYENESSDIIEVLQGMSWTERLQDYFRALTLLTILWPIALLLVIVQEWYFLMLLGVFVLMVGVLLTGIYMWMVARLKYKVAVPPGKQTLRLFNDYLEFQGDRGCCRLPWSYIKRIRISKNSVAIYIESLRAYIIPRRYFDFPEAAEAFANKAEELFLKAQQQTMPPPTWEDFHRDFKLAEYNLIQDEVQWEKNLSLESRLIINGPDPDGTNPMPTPGGLAVQFIFPVILIAALIALKTFDWDSPRLIGTPSEPTFFYYFLLVLATFFMLILGQQISNFVRYWRERARQAKKPRLTRMWIYREGIATWTEEGVGLDQWGLFGQISDDREAMVFYDANRQMSQIIPKAVINKTSRPDELVEQIHRLVEEANTNQEEIVLAEVSDNPYQSPSAQ; this is encoded by the coding sequence ATGCCACTGGAAGTAACCTACGAAAACGAGTCGTCCGATATTATCGAGGTTTTGCAGGGGATGTCGTGGACAGAGCGTCTGCAGGACTATTTCCGAGCCCTCACCCTGCTGACCATCTTATGGCCAATTGCCCTCTTGCTGGTGATCGTCCAGGAATGGTATTTCCTGATGCTACTGGGGGTTTTCGTCTTGATGGTGGGCGTGTTGCTGACCGGGATCTATATGTGGATGGTTGCTCGGCTGAAATACAAAGTCGCCGTCCCCCCTGGCAAACAAACGCTTCGTCTCTTTAACGACTACCTCGAATTCCAAGGCGATCGAGGTTGTTGCCGTCTACCGTGGAGCTATATCAAGCGGATCCGCATCTCGAAGAACTCGGTCGCGATCTATATCGAGTCGCTACGCGCCTACATCATCCCGCGGCGATACTTCGATTTCCCGGAAGCCGCCGAGGCGTTCGCCAACAAGGCGGAGGAACTGTTCCTCAAAGCTCAACAGCAGACGATGCCTCCTCCGACCTGGGAAGACTTTCATCGCGATTTCAAACTTGCCGAGTACAACCTGATCCAGGACGAAGTTCAATGGGAGAAGAATCTCTCATTGGAGTCTCGGCTGATCATCAATGGCCCCGACCCGGATGGCACCAATCCGATGCCAACGCCGGGCGGACTGGCGGTGCAGTTCATCTTTCCGGTGATCTTGATCGCGGCACTGATCGCCTTGAAGACGTTCGACTGGGACTCGCCCCGGTTGATCGGCACGCCATCGGAACCAACCTTCTTCTATTACTTCCTGCTGGTCCTGGCGACGTTCTTTATGTTGATCCTGGGGCAGCAGATCTCGAACTTCGTTCGATACTGGCGAGAACGAGCCCGGCAAGCGAAAAAGCCGAGACTGACGCGGATGTGGATCTATCGCGAAGGGATCGCGACATGGACGGAAGAAGGAGTCGGCCTCGACCAATGGGGGCTCTTCGGTCAAATTTCCGATGACCGCGAGGCGATGGTGTTTTACGATGCGAATCGCCAGATGTCCCAGATCATCCCCAAAGCGGTCATCAACAAGACTTCGCGTCCGGACGAACTGGTCGAACAGATTCATCGCCTGGTCGAAGAAGCGAACACGAACCAGGAAGAGATTGTGCTGGCCGAAGTGTCGGACAATCCATATCAGTCGCCATCCGCACAGTAG
- a CDS encoding lipoyl domain-containing protein — MLREELQPLVLPELGLADILVRTSLWLVPRGSFVREGDRVLEVLAGEVTFDLVSPATGVLCETSTEEDDIVSEGQVLGKIRVGA; from the coding sequence ATGCTGCGCGAAGAGTTACAACCGCTAGTTTTGCCGGAACTTGGTCTAGCCGACATCTTGGTGCGAACAAGCTTGTGGCTTGTTCCGCGTGGCTCTTTCGTTCGCGAAGGAGATCGCGTGCTGGAAGTTCTGGCCGGCGAAGTGACCTTCGATTTGGTCTCGCCGGCGACCGGGGTGCTGTGTGAAACCAGCACCGAAGAAGACGACATCGTCTCCGAGGGTCAAGTCCTCGGAAAGATTCGCGTTGGGGCGTAA
- the rpiB gene encoding ribose 5-phosphate isomerase B, which produces MKIAIASDHAGYRYKSIIIEHLKSLGHEVVDFGTDSAESCDYPDFIIPAAKAVSAGECERGIVLGGSGNGEAIAANRIHGVRCALTWNIETAQLGRQHNKANMISIGERLTAEGDVLKIVDTWLETEFEGGRHERRIEKIDSLSRDQ; this is translated from the coding sequence ATGAAGATCGCCATCGCCTCGGATCACGCCGGTTATCGTTACAAGTCCATCATCATCGAGCACTTGAAGTCGCTGGGACACGAGGTGGTCGATTTCGGGACCGATTCCGCGGAATCGTGTGACTATCCCGACTTCATTATTCCGGCCGCCAAGGCTGTTTCAGCCGGCGAGTGCGAGCGAGGCATCGTTCTGGGTGGCTCGGGCAACGGCGAAGCAATCGCCGCAAATCGAATCCACGGCGTTCGTTGCGCATTGACCTGGAATATCGAGACCGCCCAGCTTGGCCGTCAGCACAACAAGGCCAACATGATCTCGATCGGCGAACGTCTGACCGCCGAAGGGGATGTGCTGAAGATTGTCGATACCTGGCTCGAAACCGAGTTCGAGGGGGGCCGACACGAGCGACGAATCGAGAAGATCGATTCCTTGTCGCGCGATCAGTAA
- a CDS encoding glycosyltransferase family 2 protein, with amino-acid sequence MQHSEKALIALPVYNEAKTIHAVLDQVVGYGHPVLVVNDGSTDDTLSLLQERDDIIVVTHEKNSGYGAALLTAFQYAQEHAFDILVTMDCDGQHEPQLIPKFVKACRSVDIVSGSRYLKQFEGQSEPPAQRLFINRRVTSELNRLLGFQLTDAFCGFKAYRVEALQKMNVTETGYAMPLELWVEAAKAGLTIVELPVPLIYLDENRSFGGALDDGGTRLNYYHFVLDRSLARSGLAKAGVQTMASC; translated from the coding sequence ATGCAACATTCTGAGAAGGCCCTTATCGCCCTCCCTGTCTACAACGAAGCCAAAACGATTCATGCCGTGCTGGACCAGGTCGTCGGCTATGGTCACCCCGTGTTGGTGGTCAACGACGGCTCGACCGACGATACGTTGTCGCTGCTGCAAGAGCGGGACGACATCATCGTCGTGACCCACGAAAAGAACTCGGGCTACGGTGCCGCGCTACTGACGGCGTTTCAATACGCTCAGGAACATGCGTTTGACATCCTCGTCACGATGGACTGCGATGGACAACATGAACCGCAGTTGATTCCGAAGTTCGTCAAAGCGTGCCGTTCGGTCGACATCGTTTCCGGTAGCCGTTACCTGAAGCAGTTCGAGGGACAAAGCGAGCCGCCAGCGCAACGGTTGTTTATCAATCGTCGTGTCACGTCGGAATTGAATCGCCTGCTCGGCTTTCAATTGACCGACGCGTTCTGCGGATTCAAAGCGTATCGCGTCGAAGCGTTGCAGAAGATGAACGTCACTGAAACCGGCTATGCGATGCCGCTGGAATTGTGGGTTGAAGCTGCCAAGGCTGGCCTGACAATCGTGGAACTGCCGGTGCCGCTGATCTACCTCGACGAAAATCGTTCGTTCGGCGGTGCGCTCGATGACGGCGGAACGCGTTTGAACTACTACCATTTCGTGTTGGATCGCAGCCTGGCACGCAGTGGCCTCGCCAAGGCAGGCGTCCAAACGATGGCCTCGTGCTGA
- a CDS encoding Nif3-like dinuclear metal center hexameric protein translates to MASSIPLSNVCDFLERFAPSQLAESWDNVGLLIGDTAQEVHAVVTCLTITPEVVDEAIEGKANLIVTHHPLPFRPLKRITTRDTTGQMLLKLIQNGIAVYSPHTAFDSCAEGINFQLASALGLSDIQPLLPVDLLGVSGPTSQVGTGRWGVLADGAMPLAQIAEQAKQATQAAMVKVVGRGTSEIKSVAVGCGSAGELLGAAIAKEVDCLILGETSFHTCLEAKAQGIALILTGHYASERFAVENLAAILAEAFPDLNIWSSQQESDPIHFA, encoded by the coding sequence GTGGCTTCATCGATCCCTCTCAGCAATGTCTGCGACTTCCTGGAACGCTTTGCCCCCAGCCAATTGGCTGAGTCATGGGACAACGTCGGTTTGCTGATCGGCGACACGGCACAAGAAGTCCATGCCGTGGTGACCTGTTTGACGATTACACCTGAGGTCGTCGACGAGGCGATCGAGGGAAAAGCGAACTTGATTGTCACGCACCATCCCCTTCCCTTCCGTCCGCTGAAGCGAATCACGACTCGCGATACAACCGGCCAGATGCTGCTGAAGCTGATCCAAAACGGAATCGCGGTTTACAGTCCCCATACTGCGTTCGACTCGTGTGCCGAGGGAATCAATTTCCAGTTGGCTTCCGCTTTGGGGCTATCCGATATTCAGCCACTGTTGCCGGTCGATCTGCTTGGCGTGTCGGGGCCGACCTCGCAGGTGGGGACCGGACGCTGGGGAGTGTTGGCGGATGGCGCGATGCCGTTGGCCCAGATCGCCGAACAAGCCAAGCAGGCAACCCAAGCCGCCATGGTCAAAGTGGTGGGCCGGGGAACTTCGGAAATCAAGTCGGTTGCGGTTGGTTGCGGATCGGCTGGAGAACTGCTTGGGGCAGCGATCGCCAAAGAGGTCGATTGCTTGATCCTGGGAGAAACGAGCTTCCACACTTGCTTGGAAGCGAAAGCCCAGGGAATCGCTTTAATTCTGACCGGTCATTATGCGAGCGAACGGTTTGCGGTAGAGAACCTGGCGGCCATCCTGGCCGAAGCGTTCCCTGACCTGAATATCTGGAGCAGTCAGCAGGAATCCGACCCGATCCACTTCGCGTAA
- a CDS encoding sugar phosphate isomerase/epimerase family protein, which translates to MIRLSVQLRSLRLPFRKALQTAGELGADGIEIDLRNELRPEDLSQTGIRHLKKILSDYNLKVASVSFPTRRGYNVLDDLERRVAATKTAMTAAYDLGAKVLVNHIGGIDPDLEAETNGRLLEVLDDLARHADICGVTFAAKTGQVDGPVMKQFLDQLPEGAIGVDFDPGALIINGFSADESYQALAKYVVNVRGKDGVKDLARGRGIEVPLGRGTVDFQWLIASLEEARYRGFITIEREHPENPVQEVSDGLEYLRNVQIP; encoded by the coding sequence ATGATCCGGCTGAGCGTCCAACTTCGTAGTCTTCGTCTTCCGTTCCGTAAGGCCCTGCAAACCGCTGGCGAGCTGGGTGCCGATGGTATCGAGATCGATCTGCGCAACGAATTGCGTCCGGAAGACCTCTCGCAAACCGGGATCCGTCACCTCAAGAAGATCCTTTCCGACTACAATCTGAAAGTTGCTTCGGTCAGTTTCCCAACCCGGCGCGGCTATAACGTGCTGGATGATCTCGAACGCCGTGTTGCCGCCACCAAGACGGCGATGACCGCAGCTTACGACCTGGGCGCGAAGGTATTGGTCAATCACATTGGCGGTATCGATCCCGACCTAGAAGCCGAAACCAATGGACGCCTGTTGGAAGTGCTCGACGACCTCGCTCGCCACGCCGATATTTGTGGCGTCACCTTCGCCGCGAAGACCGGCCAGGTCGATGGCCCCGTGATGAAGCAGTTTCTCGACCAGCTTCCCGAAGGAGCGATCGGCGTCGACTTCGACCCTGGGGCCTTGATCATCAACGGCTTCTCGGCGGACGAATCGTATCAGGCACTTGCCAAGTACGTGGTCAATGTCCGCGGTAAAGATGGTGTGAAAGATCTCGCTCGTGGTCGTGGTATTGAAGTCCCCTTGGGACGGGGCACGGTCGACTTTCAATGGTTGATCGCCTCGCTGGAAGAAGCGCGTTATCGCGGCTTCATCACCATCGAACGCGAACATCCAGAGAATCCCGTCCAGGAAGTGTCCGACGGACTGGAGTATCTCCGAAACGTTCAGATTCCGTGA